From the Odocoileus virginianus isolate 20LAN1187 ecotype Illinois chromosome 20, Ovbor_1.2, whole genome shotgun sequence genome, the window CCAGGCTGAAGGCCACCCACTCTGACAAACAACACGACCCCAAACACGCCGTCCTCACTGAGGGAGATGGGTCAGATGAAGGGAGAGATGACTGGAGAATACCACGGAGACACACTCATCAACAAGGGATGGGTGAGTGGGTTTGCTCTGACCTCCTGTCTCCACAGGTATCCCCAAGTGTGGGCCTTCAGAGGCTCCTAGGAGGGGGGGTCAGGGCTCTCGGCCTCTGAGGCCTCAATTGGTGGGTCACCTGCCTCCTCCACTGCACTGGGGTCCTCACCCACCACCTGACTCTCTGCCCCCTTGCGTTCCTGTGCCCCCACCTGCCCCCGCTGCTCCTCCCCCTCCATCCACTTGTTGACACAACCCAGATGACTTGTTGTCATTCTCACTAGAGGCACGCGGAGGGCCTTGTGGCTTGGCCTCTGGACCCTGTGAGGTTGAGGTTGGTGACTCATGGGGCTGGGGGTCCCCGGGGGCCTTCTGGTCCGGTGCACCCCGGCCGGAGCCTGGCCCTTTCTTTGAAACCTCTGGCTTCTTCTTGGGGTCTTCCGAATCGACAAGGACATAAGAGACAGGGCCCAAGctcaccttctttttcttcctcacgGGGGCAGGGCTCTTTGCCGAGGCCCAGCCCATGGCCTTCTTCTTCGGGGGGCCCTCCAGACCACCATCTTGGTCTGACTCAGAGGCAACACCCCAGCTTGCAGCTACACAAGGCCGGATGCTGGGAAACTTCCAGGCACATTTTACTGGGGGCTTCTTCAAAGCCGACTGCTCCTGCTTCACACGTGGCTTTTTGCTGTTCCTGACAGGTTCTAACATCTCCATATTTTTACCATCATCAGCTTCGGGATGCTTCAAGGAGGCTGAGCTGTGGGAATGGCTGCCTTGGGATTTCTTCCAAGGCACTGGTTCCtgcttgggattttttttctgcttctttctcctggagCGAGTCAGAGCTCCAGCCTTTCGAACCAAAAGTTGAGGAGCGTCAGCCCCATCCGCCAGATCATTCCAGCCATCAGGGTTCTCCATCTTCAAGGCAGAGCCCCTCTCTGCAGCCCTCCCTGGCTCCTTCTTGACCTTCCTCCCCGCTGCTGAAGCCAAGGATGCTACCGCTTGGGCCTCGGCAAGCTCTTGCGCCCTAGCTTCCTCTTGGCTGCGCATTTCAGCATCCATATAGTAGATGATTTGCACCACAGACCCCAGAATCACCCCCAAAGCTTCTGCCCAGTTCTCAGGGGACCGATTCTGGGACTGGGGTGGTGGGGCCCTGCTGAGTTCAAGCAGGCGCACCACATCCTCCAAGGTGCGCTCCTCCGCGTCCAGgaattcattcaggttttttaaGAATTCAGCATCCTGGCTGAGGTCCCTACAGACCACTCTCCAGATGCCCCCCCTTCCTGGGAACTCCCGGGGTATGGCCCTCAGATTCACACCCTGCCCGACCTCAACGAGGGCAGCTTTGGCATTTTCTTCCCTCAAAACAATCTTGTTGAGCACGGAGTACGGACCCAGCGGGGAGAGGACCCCATTCAAGGTCTCCTCGATTTCCGCTTGGCCACAGTCCTCTGGGATGCCAGTGACCAACAGGGACCTGTGGATGTCCGCTTCCATCCCCCGGCACCAGTCCTCCAGAAGGTTCGCCGCCATGGTCGTGGACACCGCGGGGCTCGATCCCCAGGTGTACTGAAGCGTCTACGAGGCGGACCGCGCCTGCAGCGGTTCCTAAGCAGCAATCCTGAAAGGTGACAGGAGAGGGCGGTCAGAGAGCCGATAAACACCGCCAGGCTCAGAGCTCTCAGCTGCCCCCTCCACGGTGGGCCTGCAAGAGGCCTCGCGCTTTCCCAGGGCCTTCCTCCCCAAACCGGGCCCCGGGTGCTCACACGTGTCCTGGAATCTGCCGAAAACCGCGCTCAGCCCCTCCCCCGGGGCCTGTGTCTAGGCCCGCCTGGAAGGGATACGGCAGCCCCGCCTCTGAACGGCCAGACGAGCCACGGAGAGGCCGCCGGGATGCAGCCGCTGGCCAGGAAAGGCCCGGGATGCCAGCCTCCGCCCCTGCTGGGACTCCGGGCGCCTCGGCTGGGCCCCAACAACCGCGCTGAGCCGAGGCAGGCATCTCAGTGCGCGCTTGCGCACTTGCTCCCGCGCGCTGCCCGCGGTCTCCATGGCAACCGGCGGTTGCTTCGGAGCGCGTGGGTTACGCATTTGGGCCTGGGGATCGGCTGGGAACGCTACTGTTGACCTATTGACTGAGCCAGGGATTTGCATGTTCTCCGATTGCCCCTCCTGACCCAGTCCTTCAGCCCTTCTCTACTCAAAATGTGGGCCTCCAGGACGGGGGTTGGGGGCGCTGACTTCCCTGGCTGCGCCAACTA encodes:
- the PNMA8A gene encoding paraneoplastic antigen-like protein 8A isoform X1 is translated as MAANLLEDWCRGMEADIHRSLLVTGIPEDCGQAEIEETLNGVLSPLGPYSVLNKIVLREENAKAALVEVGQGVNLRAIPREFPGRGGIWRVVCRDLSQDAEFLKNLNEFLDAEERTLEDVVRLLELSRAPPPQSQNRSPENWAEALGVILGSVVQIIYYMDAEMRSQEEARAQELAEAQAVASLASAAGRKVKKEPGRAAERGSALKMENPDGWNDLADGADAPQLLVRKAGALTRSRRKKQKKNPKQEPVPWKKSQGSHSHSSASLKHPEADDGKNMEMLEPVRNSKKPRVKQEQSALKKPPVKCAWKFPSIRPCVAASWGVASESDQDGGLEGPPKKKAMGWASAKSPAPVRKKKKVSLGPVSYVLVDSEDPKKKPEVSKKGPGSGRGAPDQKAPGDPQPHESPTSTSQGPEAKPQGPPRASSENDNKSSGLCQQVDGGGGAAGAGGGTGTQGGRESGGG
- the PNMA8A gene encoding paraneoplastic antigen-like protein 8A isoform X2; the encoded protein is MAANLLEDWCRGMEADIHRSLLVTGIPEDCGQAEIEETLNGVLSPLGPYSVLNKIVLREENAKAALVEVGQGVNLRAIPREFPGRGGIWRVVCRDLSQDAEFLKNLNEFLDAEERTLEDVVRLLELSRAPPPQSQNRSPENWAEALGVILGSVVQIIYYMDAEMRSQEEARAQELAEAQAVASLASAAGRKVKKEPGRAAERGSALKMENPDGWNDLADGADAPQLLVRKAGALTRSRRKKQKKNPKQEPVPWKKSQGSHSHSSASLKHPEADDGKNMEMLEPVRNSKKPRVKQEQSALKKPPVKCAWKFPSIRPCVAASWGVASESDQDGGLEGPPKKKAMGWASAKSPAPVRKKKKVKSRSSLQTSLPHSY